Proteins encoded by one window of Mus musculus strain C57BL/6J chromosome 10, GRCm38.p6 C57BL/6J:
- the Sf3b5 gene encoding splicing factor 3B subunit 5 yields the protein MTDRYTIHSQLEHLQSKYIGTGHADTTKWEWLVNQHRDSYCSYMGHFDLLNYFAIAENESKARVRFNLMEKMLQPSGPPADKPEEN from the coding sequence ATGACGGACCGGTACACCATCCACAGCCAGCTGGAGCATCTGCAGTCCAAGTACATCGGCACGGGCCACGCCGACACCACCAAGTGGGAATGGCTGGTGAACCAGCACCGCGACTCCTACTGCTCCTACATGGGCCACTTCGACCTCCTCAACTACTTCGCCATTGCCGAGAACGAGAGCAAAGCCCGCGTGCGGTTCAACCTGATGGAGAAAATGCTGCAGCCCAGCGGGCCGCCCGCGGACAAGCCCGAGGAGAACTGA